The genomic window CATCATCCAGAAACATGAGAGAAAGAATAAGAATAAATGGTAATGTTCCTGCACATTTATCTACAGCTCTTGCTAACTTATCTTATAGTTTACAGAAACTACAAGATGCAGTTGGACAATCTACTTCACCCAGCCTAGCTGAAATCCAGGAGATGCTCAAACAAGCTTTGTCTATTGGTAAAATTCATACCACAGATGGTACAGAAATAAGTGCTACTCATATTGGCCAGATTAAAATTTCATATAAAGTACATATACAAGATGTGCTCCTTATGCCTCAGATTAAGATGAATCTCATCTCTATTGGTCAATTATGTAACCAAGGTTTTAGCATTCACTTTACTTCGTCTGGTTGTTTTGTACAGGATCCTATGACAAAGAAGCttgttgggataggccgtagagttggtCGGTTATATCTTTTGGAGTCTCTAGTTATTCCTCAGCAATCCAAGAACAAACTTGTTGCTGCTTCTGCTTCTACCTTACCTTCCACAATATCACCTTTTATATCTTGGCATTCAAAATTAGGATATGTCTCTTTTTCTCGACTTTCTTACATGATTAATAATGGGTTGTTAGGAAATATACCTATTGACAAGGAACCTCATTGCATTGCCTGTAAGATGCAAACAACATGCACTTCCTTTTTAATAAAAGTATTACCTTATCTAATGTTCCTTTTGATCTTATACATTCTGATGTTTGGTATAAGGCACCTTTTGCAACTAAATGAGGGGCTTTATATTATGTTATTTTCATTGATGATCATACTCGATATACatggatctatcttttcaacaccAGGTCAGAGTTTTTAAAAATCTACACAGATTTCCCTAGAATGATCAAAAACAATTTGGGAAAATTATCAAAACTTTTCGTGCTGATCAAGGTGGTGAGTACATATCCAATCCCTTCAAGGATTTCCTAAAATCTGAAGGAACTCTTTTTCAATTGTCTTACACAGAAACTCTAGAACAAAACGGTGTTGCTGAACGAAAACACCGACATTATTGAAACAACTAGAACACAACTTCTATCCTATTATGTTCCCTCAAACTTTTGGGGTGAATCCGTTCTCACTGCCGTTTACACTGTCAATCGCATTACAACTATGGTTATAAGAGGTATATCACCATACGCGAGTTTTTTCAACGAGAAACCAATCTACTCTGAACTCCGTATTTTCGGTTCAACATGTTTCGTTCTTCTCTCAGATCGTGAACGAAACAAACTTGGAAAGAAGAATACTATGTGTGTTTTCTTAGGATATGGTATATAACAGAAAGGTTACAGATGCTATGATCCAGAGACTAGAAGGTTACGTATTTCTCGACATGTAACCTTTTGGGATAAAATACCTTTTTGGTCCCTTCTTAGTAGCACAACCTCTACCTTAGAAAACTTTACTTATCTAGATCCTTTTGAAGATACTTCTGCCGAGAATTCCTTACCTATTACAAACACTATTGTTCCTACTTCTGCTGAATCTATTGTTGTTACTGAAGGTGAAGCTATTACCGACCACTCTATGGAGCAACCTGAAAATACATCTTCACATGGGAATCCTGTACCAGAAGCTGTCCCTTTACCTCCACGTGTACGAAGACCACCAGCTAAGTTTTCTGGCTATCAATGCTCTTTATCAACTATTCTGTCTTTGAATGAACCTAAAAGTTACAGGGAAGCAGCAATGATACCAGAATGACAAGATTCAGTGGGATAAGAATTAACTGTACATAAACTGGCTGGCACATGGGATATGGTAGATTTACCACCTGGAAAACCTATTGTGGGAAGTCATTGGGTCTATAAGGTCAAAACTAAATCAGATGGTACCTTAGAATGTTGCAAATCTTGTGTGGTTGCTCAAGGAAAATACACAACAGTATGGAATTGATTATGAAGAGACTTTCGCTCTTGTGGCTCGTATGACAACAGTACATACTCTTCTTGCGTGGATGTTGTACGTAATTGGGATCTTcaccagatggatgttaaaaatgCATTTTTGCACGGAGAACTACAAGAGGAAGTGTATATGAGACCCCCTCCAGGCTTAGTTCATTCTCCTAATCAAGTATGTAAGCTTCGTAAAGCTCtttatggactcaaacaagcacctcgtgcatgGTTTGAGAAATTTTCTACTGCTATTCTTCAATTTGGTTTCAGTCAAAGCCCATATGACTCAGCAATGTTCTTCAGAAGATCTGCAAAAGGAACGGTACTTCTTCTTTTATATTTGGATGATATGGTTATCACAGGCAGTGACTCAGAAGGTATTAAATCTCTTAAAACTCATCTGAATTTATGCTTTCAAATGAAAGATCTTAGTCACTTAAGATATTTCCTTGGGATAGAAGTTGATAGGTCATCTGAAGGTTACTCTATATCTCAAGTTAAGTATGCCTCTGAGATTCTTAATCGAGCTGGATTAACAGACAGTAAGGTTTCGGAAACACCTCTAGAACTTAACTTTAAGCTCAATCCTATTGATGGAAAAGCTCTGTCTGATCCAACTTTGTACAGGAAACTAGTTGGAAGTCTCAATTACTTAACGATAACAAGACCGGATATTAGCTATGTAGTACACGTTGTAAGTCAATTCATGTCTGCTCCTCGTACTACACATTTTGCTGCCATTCTCAGGATTCTAAGAGACATTGTATCAAGGATTGCAGTTCTTTTCTCAGTCATACCTTCGTCTCCATGCATATACAGACTCCGATTGGGAAGGGGATGTAACGGATAGAAGATCCACATCTGGTTATTGTATTTTTCTAGGAAACTCTCTCATATCTCAGTGTAATAAGAAACAGTCAGTTGTCTCTCGATCTAGTGCTGAGGCTGAATATAGGGCTATGACACACACTACATCTGAAATAGTTTGGTTACGGTGGTTACTGAGTGATATGGGCATCCATCTGACAGGGTCTACTCCTTTATACTGTGACAATAAAGTTGTTATTCATATCACTCATAATGATGTTTTTCATGAGCGTACAAAACACATTGAAATCGATTGTCATTTTGTACGTCATCAGTTCAAAAAGAAGACCACTACACTACCGTACGTCAGCTCGGAAATGCAGCTTGCAGATCTTTTCACCAAGTCATTGTCTTCTCCCAAACTCAAGTTCTTGGCCAACAACCTCAAGATGTGTTATATACCATCTTGAGGTTGAGGGGGGTGTTAGAAGATATGGAATATATATGCAGTTATGATAGAAGATATGGAGTATATATGCAGTTATTTTACTTTCCTTTTGTAAATAATATATTACGCATTCATTAGTTTGTATTTGTAGTTATCTTTTTCCGGTGTTTAGCTTCTTAAATCTTGTATAAGTTGACGTTGTAATCCTTTAATGAATCAATCAAATGAGATAACCATTTTCCTCAACATAATGTTGTCATGATTAATTCTGTGAAAGTAAATGTATAAATGTTGATGGGTCCTCACTCCTCACTATAAAAGACAGTATGCGTGTGATATTGGCTTGGCCATATATGTACACCCTGGAAGAATCCCCGATGGCCTGATACATACCTCGAAAATTGAACCCTGaactttttttcgtttctttcttAAATGTTTTAGGCTTCTAATTTTCAATCCCATCAGCCCGTGCTCTGCTACTCATGATGTGATCAAGCCATAACGGCTAGTCTTTTTGTCATAAGCTAGGTGGGACTAAATTGCTGGTACAAAGTGAGATGGAAACAGCCATGACTATTACTAGTAGTAGGATCCTAGCATCCCCATGTTGAAGCCTCGTGGATGACGCGATGCTTGTGTCGTATTCGTCTTGGTTATTACTGTCATTTCCCATAAAATACATAGCTGCCTCTGGATAATTTGATTTCTGACTGCACATACAAATATTGCCAAATTcatcaaggaaaaaaaaatcactagATTACTTACttaatccatatatatatatggccGTTGCATATCGGAATTTGAGTTATCTAGGAAAATGAGTGAGAATTTTTACGAAACAATTAGTTGTCAGAGCCGACCATTGTACAATTTAACGGTCTTCTAGTTTCTTAGAACTACCAAACGTACTCCATCTTTTTAAGGATTCGAAAAAGTGGAGGTTAATCTAGGGTTATTTTCGGGATAAAATTCGTATGGGGAAGTACCTGTTAGCTGAAGGTTGACAGAAAGTGATAAGGTAATCTGATTGAGAAGAAGCACAAGTAAAGGTACTCGTTCCGTCATCATAGGCGTAGCTGTAGGCACGTGGACAAGCGTGTTTAAAGATCTCCGAATAAGAAGACGGATGGCATGTGTCTGGATTAGCGTAAGCACCCCTGcaacaatattgatcttcaccaAACGCTTCACAGGCACTTTTACAAGCTACATTTGGGGTTGAGGAATCTGATGACAGCACCTTCAGTTCAGTTGGACACATCCCATTGAGATCAACAAGGCATCCAGTGGTATTGCAATTACCAGTACCAGCAGACCCATCTTTAGGAACCACTAACATCTGAAGGTTGTAACCATCGACTAAACTCACATCGTAGAAATCTAAACCACCTGAATCGTTGAGTGTGAACTCTGCCAGTGTAGCAGGTGGCGTGGCACCTCCTCCTGCGCATTCAATCTGTCCTGAGCCACAATCACCTGTTACACAAGTGAATTTACCTGTTGTAGAATATTGACTACAAACGGTTCGACCCCAAAAACGACCTGACCATGATGTCGGGGCCGGAATTGACTTAGACTCTCCTTTTTGGAGAACAAAGCCTGTAGTTTCCAACGGTGGTGACCCTGCACTTGCTAACAATCCAGGCCATACCGTGTAACTACAATAGTTGGTAAATGTAAATGTAGTCGAATATACACCTGCAATCAATAagaattttgagtaagaatttgaAAGGGCAAACCACGTACAAGAATTTGAGTCATATATGCAGATTGACTTATTACTTACATTGAATGCTGATGATGGTGAAGATTGTAAGTGAAAGAAAAACTGGTCGTGCTCCCATTGCTGAGGAAAACTAGATAAATGACGAGATCTGTTTTAAATAATTTTAGTGATGATGTTTTTGAAGCTTTAAAACAGAATGTGAGGAAGGGATTTGGTTTGGAATTTATAGACTCACTCTGTCGCTTAAATTTTTTCAAATTTAGTAATTTATTGCCTTTTGTGTGCTGTTAGGATGGTGGTGGGCCCAACTCTGCTATCTTATGTACAGGCCTTGTAATAGCATCCATGTATCTGTCTGTCTCTCTGTCTCACAGATAGAAAGTCACACATCAACTTGCAAGTTCCTAGTTAGCTTCAAAAGACGAACTACAAAGTAATAAGGTGATGGAGATTCCATTATGCATGGAACGAGCCAAGAGATATATGGTGGACCTTGAGCCTTTTCAAAAGGGTACACGGACTACAGAGAAATAACGGACCTTagaagagcaagggctatggagtgAGGATCTCATTCAATATGAACGAGCCTCATTCATTTTGCTCTAATTTGATGCTGCTATGGGCAGTGATCGAGTATACTTTCATCCAAAATCACTGGCGCACTCATTGAAACGAGTGAGTGGTGGAAAGTTTCCACTGAACGGTTGATCTTCATCCGTTCAAACAAAACGGCTCCAAAAGTGCCGCTCGCAGTAAAAAAGAAGGAGAAACGGCTAAACATTAGTCTCCCAaacttatttttagaattttattaattTAGAACTCTGGAATACGGGACCCactattaggttttattattattaaaaaaacaaaacctaTGAGGAGGCATATATTCAATCGCTTGGAGAGAACTTTTTTCTCCAAACGGATAAACATCAGCCGCCGAGTCTTTGATATTAGGCTTCCGTGGTCACAAAAACGCTATTTCACTCAGTCCTCACTCAATTTGGCAGTGAATGAGTGTTAAAAACACTCACTCCATAACCCTTGCTCTAAGGGAGAATGCATGCATGAAAGATAAAACAATTATATCAATATCTCAAATCAATAACTGACATTTTTAGATACTAATTGCTATAAGTTAATAAGAGCTAGATTCTTGattattgattaaaaaaaaacacaCTAGTATCTTGATTGaaaaaatcatttatatttgtacATAAACGTCTACACAAGCAACATATACAGCGGGGGACAGCCAGAAAAATAACAACATTAAGGGGATTTTAAAAAGAGCGCACAATTGaggatactaaaactaattggaTATAAATTACTATCTCCATCCAATAGTGTctgttaaggggtgatttttTGGGATGGAAATACTAAAATACTCTTTAGTTAATTAAAATTCATTATGAAAATACTATACTACCCTTaccacaaaataaaaatcaaaaatttaaaatcaaaaaccaaaacatATCCCCATCTCCTTCATCGGTTCCCGCACAACACCcttagttagggttttgattttcttcatcgttcttcaatcgtcgattcaaaaattttatTTTCGCTTAACCTACTCGAATCCATAaccatgcctccacgaaagaaatcagatgcccaatcaaagtcaaaatcgattgctaaataaaaattaaaccaaaggcttgctttgattgctcaagagcaagaagaagaagaacaagaggcttCAGACGATCAACTTCTCGTAAACATGGCttatgtgagaaggtaagtgattttgaacTGTTTTATAAGTGTTTGAATCGATTTATAGCAGTgtgtttaggttagaatcgtgaACCATAACTCAAACAGTTGAGTTACAGTTAATGCCGACATTGAaattagtatgaatacaatgccagtACTCGTTTATGGCATTGAATTTAGAATGAAGGAAATGCCGGTATGAAGTTACGACATTGATGTTAGTATGAATATTATGCCGGCTACAAAGCTAAAAtcacctgaaactgaatgttCTGTCCCGACATTGATTTTtcggttgaataccatgccggtagttAGTTACGGCATTGTTTTAAATTTATTCGATTATGCGGGCAGTGCACTTTTAATATACAGGAAAACCCTAGGAATTTGTTGTCAGTACCAGCATTGATTTTAGAATCACCTAAGACTATCGGCATTATCTACAATGCCAGCATCGTGTCCCGGCATAGTGTTTTTGTTAAATTACTATGTCGTTTTTTGGTTTCGGCATGGTTGATATCTTGTGAATCAATACTGGTACTGATGATTCTATGTTGTTATTCAGTATATCTATGCCGACATCAAATATGAAAGTGAGCtgtcttatatttatttggtGTTTCTTTTGATATAGGGCTAAATCCAAGGAATCTAAGAAAGCAAAAGATAAAGATGATggcattaagaaaagaaagaagaacgatcttgatactcctcagtcattgcctcctcgagggaaagaacTTGTTCGCAACAAGCGTTTGGGGGCAGGCTCTACAAGAGGGAAAAAGTGGGATAGTGGTGGTGACCGTAGAAAACTCGTAATCCGTGAACCTACTGGAACAGTTGAGcacgatgagcaagatgaagagaaaactaaggaggaagataatgaggttgatccaagtcaattagcaacccaaAGCGAAGTTGTAGAGGAAGTTtttgggccaagtcaacaaccgacacaaggaaaagtaaaagttaaaggttctcaCCTTCCTCATACTGATGACATGtacctgaccttgatcgtggtatAATTTGGGGTGAAGCTTCGGAACCGAAAAtactatttggctacaaggacatGTGGAAAAGAATTCCTGGATAAAGACTAAATCGTCAATCTCACAGGATTGTTTGGGCATACGAAGGACAATGAATTTAATCCCGAAAAAATTCAGCAAATTGCCGCTGCTTATCTGTTGTTCACCTTGGGAACCGTAATATTCCCTGACGCTAGTGATAACAGGGTGCGTATGAACAACCTAAAGTACTTGGATCCCTTGGATAAGattcatgagtattcatggggcgctgctttcttggcacattttttggcagAGATGCGTGTCAATTTATTGAGAATTTCACTGTAATTCAGGTATAGTGAATTACTTTTTGTGATCATTTTCATTAATTTTGTTAGTTTccaattattgtttttcttatacatttcattggaatGATCTTTCATTGGCAtatgtgtgggcttatgaacacttcccaacattgttcacgaGGCACAAAAGGTTGAAGTTAATGCATGATTATCAACCGCATCAGCCTCTAGCTCAGAAGTACTTTTTCAACAATGCTTCGAAGCCCAATAACAAAAAACGGTTATTCGCCATGAGAGTGGCTTTGGACTCTGTCGCTTCCCAAGATGTTGTGTTTGGCCCATATAGGAATGCCAGAGGAGTTTACTTTGCAAGGCGTGACAGTGTTTCATTTTACAACGGACCGTTATTTtatccaaaaggatttgttatgcacaacCCTCGCTGTGTAATGCGTCAACTTGGGTACAAACAGAAAAGTCTTACGGATACATCTTATCAGAAATTCTCACATTACTTTTCTCAATGCCAAGCAAATGAAAAGCATACTCTGGTAGTTAACCACCCAAATCCCCTTCTTGTACGTTGGAGGGAAAGGGAACAACGAGGATTTGTGATGGATAGGGTTGGTTGGGAATTGGCGGAAAATGGTTATGAGTCCGAACCAGACTTCCTCAGAGGTCATTGGAACTACTCGCATCCTTATATTGTACGCCTGCCTATCGTTGAAGTTCCTCCATATGAAGAACCTTCCTCCACCACTCCGGCTGAAACAACTGTACTAGGACTTCAAAAGACCTTTACTTTGTTGGTACGTAATTTTTGATCACTTCTTGttcttttaatatatatatatatatgcacttATATAAGTGTATATACTAAGTTGAAGttgaaaaatatgaaaacaacGCCAGCAACTAGGAAAATTGGGAAACTGGTTTAAGTacaagaacaagaaaggagaagtGATGACCCCGGAAGAAATGAAGAAAGTCAAGCaaaagatagacaaaattgaaaATCCATAGGAAAGAGACTTGTGGGGCGAAAGGAAGAAGAGGGTACACAAGAATCCAAGGACCGAGTGATCGAAGATGTTTCTTAATGTTTCTTCTATTGTATTAGTTAGGTTTTGAACAATCTagtgttgctaggttaccaactacAACTTTGTACGATTCCTAAAAATAGGAAATTGTAAAGTATTGGTTATATTATTATTTAAAAATTAAGGGTAATTCtaaatctagtgttggtttatgtttgtttgtatATCTTGAACAATGTGAAAcatgtgtttgtttgtgtgtgtttgctaaactctttgcttgttttggtttatgtttgttttttttttctgtttggaacatcttaactttggagatgattttttataaacaatctagtgttgttatttgATTTAAAAATCCAAGGTGTTGTGTTTTGAAAGTACCGGCATGGAGGAAAATCGTACAAACTATGCCGGTACTCTAAATTTTCAAAATTTCAGAAATTTCAGAGTTTCGGCATTGAAATATTTTTTGCTACCATGCCGGTAGTCTGCATTTTTCCAGatgcaaaatattttttatcaaaGTTTCGGCACGGTTTATAATTTTATTTCAATGCCGACACATTTACTAATTTATCTGGATATGTTTTCTGAATATCCGACGTTGTTTCAAAAGTTTAGTCTATGCCGGGACCTACTCACGGCATTGTAGTATAGAAACATAATCATGCCGGCATTGGCATCAAAATATCATTTAatgattacaattcaaacttccaaaaaaaccaAATGTTGCATATTAGTGAACCACATATGTCCAAATTACTCAACAACGCTTCCACACAAATGAACTAGTATGTTTTCTTGGGTAATTGATAGTACCAACGCATCCCAAAGTTGgtgattctcctcatacaatttcaTTCATTCCTCCGAGTCATTAGGAACTATGTACTTGTTTTTAGTCAACGCACAAACCGGTGGCAATGGACAATTTTCCTTGAGttttaaa from Papaver somniferum cultivar HN1 unplaced genomic scaffold, ASM357369v1 unplaced-scaffold_118, whole genome shotgun sequence includes these protein-coding regions:
- the LOC113330679 gene encoding thaumatin-like protein 1b, whose protein sequence is MGARPVFLSLTIFTIISIQCVYSTTFTFTNYCSYTVWPGLLASAGSPPLETTGFVLQKGESKSIPAPTSWSGRFWGRTVCSQYSTTGKFTCVTGDCGSGQIECAGGGATPPATLAEFTLNDSGGLDFYDVSLVDGYNLQMLVVPKDGSAGTGNCNTTGCLVDLNGMCPTELKVLSSDSSTPNVACKSACEAFGEDQYCCRGAYANPDTCHPSSYSEIFKHACPRAYSYAYDDGTSTFTCASSQSDYLITFCQPSANSQKSNYPEAAMYFMGNDSNNQDEYDTSIASSTRLQHGDARILLLVIVMAVSISLCTSNLVPPSL